In the Malaya genurostris strain Urasoe2022 chromosome 1, Malgen_1.1, whole genome shotgun sequence genome, one interval contains:
- the LOC131425648 gene encoding myc protein has protein sequence MVLTKIEPIWDDGSSMDTTLDWHRDLELELLELPKTEFFTDAAADIDQIYGAGCGGVSCAEQQPISPKHQIRNHDCMWSGSCGDQSHPCKMGFSSENSQNQPSTAGVGTGNFSTVTAVAAASLNSNAAVTQQKPILTPANNSAVNINNNSTNNSTPKIGSFKAQTTQQIPAGRSLLINPRNKLQQQISRVPTVSTADFLREREGPMLMHTRPDTPLSLDEDPPEFKHNIDLATCTTGSNRLRLTDHGSSRYYSHHPNHHDDASSHRIITMLKEQLEDTGLDSLRMTRSSSEIGSLTDLLQDLEDMKGDEEDDRPEQDSDTDSNADGGSSWSSDGGVDTTGGYTHVHHQEMSPSSSSSSSSSSSSSSTSPTSSSSTYEYQGTHVGDHSYYNTRPKNRYNMTDLGVQTPSDSEASEEEEIDVVSIGEKNLPTNPTARDRRALQSRVAHKIARKQVAGSQHRRRHSDDESSLTHGATHSNGSSGGASCHASPSKSSSSAYALSPNYLTPASSTSISGTNTPLPGHSSSSSSSSCYSSNNGGNNGSSISNPRKRPSKDGGSKNRHHHQHRNKKQRIPGKKPTSDSSEEMESLEKRNLHNDMERQRRIGLKNLFEELKRQIPNLREKERAPKVNILREAATLCQRLNREQEQLNALRKQQQRLYARVRQLRTSLHSQRRTME, from the exons ATGGTTCTGACCAAAATAGAGCCGATCTGGGATGACGGTAGCAGCATGGACACCACGCTGGACTGGCATCGGGATCTGGAACTCGAGCTACTGGAGCTGCCGAAAACGGAATTCTTTACCGACGCCGCCGCCGACATTGACCAAATCTACGGTGCCGGTTGTGGTGGAGTGTCCTGCGCCGAACAGCAGCCGATATCACCAAAGCATCAGATCCGGAATCACGATTGTATGTGGTCCGGATCGTGCGGCGATCAGTCCCATCCGTGCAAGATGGGTTTCTCGAGCGAGAATTCGCAGAATCAACCGTCAACCGCCGGTGTGGGTACCGGAAATTTCAGTACAGTGACGGCGGTTGCCGCTGCCAGTTTGAACAGTAATGCAGCCGTTACCCAACAGAAACCGATTCTAACGCCGGCCAACAATTCGGCTGTGaacatcaacaacaacagcacCAACAATAGCACACCAAAAATTGGCTCTTTCAAAGCTCAGACCACTCAACAAATTCCGGCCGGACGATCACTGCTGATCAATCCACGGAATAAACTTCAACAGCAGATCAGTCGGGTGCCGACGGTTTCCACGGCGGACTTCCTGCGGGAACGGGAAGGTCCCATGTTGATGCATACACGTCCCGACACTCCGCTCAGTTTGGACGAAGATCCACCGGAGTTTAAGCACAACATCGATCTGGCCACCTGTACGACCGGATCCAATCGGCTACGGCTTACGGACCATGGCAGTTCCCGCTATTACAGTCACCATCCGAACCACCACGACGACGCTTCCTCGCACCGGATCATCACCATGCTCAAGGAACAGCTGGAAGATACCGGCCTCGACAGTCTCCGGATGACGCGATCGTCCAGCGAGATCGGTTCGTTGACCGATCTGCTGCAGGACCTGGAGGATATGAAGGGTGACGAAGAAGACGACCGGCCGGAGCAGGACTCCGATACCGATTCGAACGCGGACGGTGGCAGCAGTTGGAGCAGTGACGGCGGTGTCGACACCACCGGCGGCTACACCCACGTTCACCACCAGGAAATGAGTCCATCGTCTTCGtcgtcctcctcctcctcctcgtcatcatcttcgacGTCGCCGACGTCCTCCTCATCGACGTACGAGTACCAGGGTACGCACGTTGGTGATCACAGCTACTACAACACCAGACCGAAGAATCGCTACAACATGACCGATCTTGGCGTGCAGACCCCATCGGATTCCG AAGCATCCGAGGAGGAAGAAATCGACGTCGTTTCGATAGGTGAAAAGAATCTACCGACGAATCCGACGGCCCGCGACCGCCGTGCCCTGCAGTCCCGGGTGGCGCACAAAATCGCCCGCAAACAGGTGGCCGGTTCGCAGCATCGACGCCGCCACAGTGACGACGAATCGTCGTTGACGCACGGAGCCACGCATTCCAACGGTTCCAGTGGGGGAGCCAGCTGTCATGCCAGCCCGAGCAAATCCTCCTCGTCCGCGTACGCCCTGTCGCCAAACTATCTGACACCGGCATCCTCGACCAGCATCTCCGGGACGAACACTCCGCTGCCCGGTCACTcgtcttcgtcgtcgtcgtcgtcctgcTACTCGTCGAACAACGGTGGAAACAACGGCAGCAGTATATCGAATCCTCGCAAACGACCGAGCAAAGATGGCGGCAGCAAGAACCGGCACCACCATCAGCACCGTAACAAAAAGCAACGCATCCCGGGCAAGAAACCGACGTCCGACTCGTCCGAGGAGATGGAATCCCTCGAGAAGCGGAACCTCCACAACGACATGGAACGTCAGCGGCGGATCGGGCTGAAGAATCTGTTCGAGGAGCTGAAACGCCAGATACCGAACCTCCGCGAGAAGGAACGGGCCCCGAAGGTGAACATTTTGCGTGAGGCGGCCACCCTCTGCCAGCGGCTTAACCGCGAACAGGAACAGCTCAATGCCCTGCGGAAACAGCAACAGCGGCTGTACGCCCGCGTTCGACAGTTGCGGACGTCGTTGCACTCGCAACGGCGAACGATGGAGTAG